In a genomic window of Ipomoea triloba cultivar NCNSP0323 chromosome 3, ASM357664v1:
- the LOC116014378 gene encoding uncharacterized protein At5g65660, protein MESPYSAPPHVDASRPSLGFPLGTALLLIVIFTLSGVFSCCYHWDKLRSLRRSFADASPADGDDGPRKPVLAQPDLKQNQSLTLPVVMPGEHVPRFLALPCPCQPPRAERIVVEVQKPPPPPPKPLRGAEAVPFY, encoded by the exons ATGGAGAGTCCATATTCTGCGCCGCCGCATGTGGATGCATCTCGGCCGTCACTGGGCTTCCCTCTCGGCACGGCGCTGCTCTTGATCGTCATCTTCACCCTCAGCGGCGTATTCTCCTGCTGTTACCACTGGGACAAGCTCCGCTCCCTCCGTCGCTCTTTCGCCGACGCCTCGCCCGCCGACGGTGATGATGGGCCCCGCAAGCCTGTTCTCGCACAACCG GATTTGAAGCAAAATCAGAGCTTGACTTTGCCGGTAGTAATGCCGGGGGAGCATGTGCCGAGGTTCTTGGCATTGCCGTGTCCCTGTCAGCCGCCGCGGGCGGAGAGGATCGTTGTGGAGGTGCAGAAgcctccgcctccgccgccgAAGCCTCTCCGGGGAGCTGAAGCGGTGCCGTTCTATTAG